A genomic window from Terrisporobacter glycolicus ATCC 14880 = DSM 1288 includes:
- a CDS encoding LacI family DNA-binding transcriptional regulator: MKNNVTIKDVAKLAGVSISTVSRVINDSKPVTDEVKQRVLEVIKETGYVPNPLARSLVTKKSKLIGVIVPEVSDSFVNEILNGIEAVAKMYDYDILLVNTYSDKEQELDSIRLLKTKQVEGIVMLSWILDEDHVNFMKESRIPAVYISKTARDYDIYTVSTSNEKATYDMTKYLIENNHKDIALIMTSKEDTILEIERRTGYEAALRDNNISVRDELIKYGNTDYEGGYNSMKELIDEKIIPSAVFVTGDEAAVGAINAIFDSGYSVPEDISVAGFNDTKLAKIYRPKLTTVYQPLFDMGAVSIRALIKIINGEPVEEKKIELPYQIMERESVTKNRN, translated from the coding sequence ATGAAAAACAACGTAACGATAAAAGATGTTGCGAAACTGGCTGGTGTATCCATATCAACAGTTTCAAGAGTTATAAATGATTCAAAACCAGTAACGGATGAAGTTAAACAAAGGGTTTTAGAAGTAATTAAAGAAACAGGTTATGTACCTAATCCTCTTGCTAGAAGTTTAGTTACTAAAAAGAGTAAATTAATAGGGGTCATAGTTCCGGAAGTATCAGACTCTTTTGTTAATGAAATATTGAACGGAATAGAAGCAGTTGCTAAGATGTATGACTACGATATACTCTTAGTTAATACTTATTCAGATAAAGAACAAGAACTAGATAGTATAAGACTACTAAAAACTAAACAAGTTGAAGGTATAGTTATGCTATCTTGGATATTAGACGAAGATCATGTAAACTTTATGAAAGAAAGTCGTATTCCTGCGGTGTACATAAGTAAAACAGCAAGAGATTATGACATTTATACTGTAAGTACAAGTAACGAAAAAGCTACTTACGACATGACTAAGTATCTGATTGAAAATAATCACAAAGATATAGCATTAATCATGACTAGTAAAGAAGATACTATATTAGAAATTGAAAGAAGAACAGGTTATGAAGCGGCTCTAAGAGATAATAATATATCAGTTAGAGATGAACTAATCAAGTATGGAAATACTGATTATGAGGGTGGATATAACTCAATGAAAGAGCTTATAGATGAAAAAATAATACCATCAGCAGTTTTTGTTACAGGTGATGAAGCAGCTGTTGGAGCAATAAATGCAATATTTGATTCAGGTTACAGTGTTCCGGAAGATATTTCTGTGGCTGGATTTAATGATACAAAACTTGCAAAAATATATAGACCAAAATTGACAACAGTTTATCAACCATTATTCGATATGGGTGCAGTTTCAATAAGAGCTTTAATTAAAATAATAAATGGTGAACCTGTGGAAGAAAAGAAAATAGAATTACCATATCAAATTATGGAAAGAGAATCTGTTACAAAAAATAGAAATTAA